In Anopheles bellator chromosome 2, idAnoBellAS_SP24_06.2, whole genome shotgun sequence, the genomic stretch CGTGTCCCGGTGTCCCATTGCCCTGGCGGGCATGTGTGTGTTATTAATCAAATCAGTGATGAACGGGTACGGAGCTGATTGGCCTGCAGTGGGGGGTCAGTGGCAGCAGAACATCGGCCGAGCATCAGAGGCTACAGAACAGGCTCCCGGGGTCTGTGGGATAGGGCCGCTTGTTCGATTGATTAAAAGTTCAGTGAATTTATTACCTTCTTTCTTGCCCTCGGGCAGGGCGCCTTCGGTGGCTccccggtgctggtgtcggCGAGATTTGTGGGCCCTTATCCCCCCGCCAGGCCAGGCTTGCGTGGAGGTCGAACCTGTGGAACAAGTGGCACAGGCTCCGGGTGGTGTGCGTACGCCCCGTGCGTACGACTCTAGCTCATAATTAAGGTCTATGTACGCGCGCTGGGAAGGGCGTTGAATAATTCATAACCGTCGCCCCGGTGTACACGCGGTAGCGACAGGAGCACAAACTGCCCGAAGaaccaaccggccggccaactGGCGGCCTTGATCGCTGGCAGCCGACGGTGCCGAGCCCCATCTatttatggtgatgataatgttTATGCTGATTATGATCAGGTCCCCCCCCCGGTCGAGGCACCACAGATGGGcgcactggccggccggccggtgtgcgctctcccgaaaccggaccggctAACGGCCGCGAGCTTCATAATTCGCACCGAACGATGGTCCACTGGTTGCAACAATTAATTGTGCAGCGTTCTGTGGAGGTTCTAAGCGTCGGTGCGCGACTGGTTTCACTGGTGGACAGTGTCCATCGTTTCAATAATGCAACCCCGAATCCGACGCGAATTGTAAGTAATTACGAAATGACTACGCTGGCGGGATTTATCACTCCGAAAACCGGATGCGGAGTTTATGGATGGTCAAGGTACAGTCGCAGTAGCCGATTCGGCAGTTTTGGACCACCAATCGATGCTGGTTCTGGTCCATGGATACTCATTTCGGATCATCCGGCAGATCATCGATTTCGTCGTCCGTTTGCAATTAATTAAGGTTCAGCttttgtgtttaattaaaaaaaaaagttttcaaattcagCTTCTCAGTAATTCAGGTTTTATTCGTTCCATCTGATGGTGTCCTTTTATTGTGGCTCGAAACAAAGTGTGGCAACTCATTAAGGATTCCCCGGAATGGCGGCTTGGCCGTGTGTGCATTCTACTATAGAAACAATCAATCTATCGCTCTACTGCCGTCCCCCCTTTTCTGCCGGACGGGATGCTAAAGGGCTCTACGCGCTCAGAACGATCCTTTCTCTCTGATTCTACACTACCGTCTTAGAGCAGGAACAGGCGCATCCAATCGTCGTGTAACGGATTAACTCATTTAGTAAACGATGGCACGTGGCACTGTGGGGTAAAGCTTTAGTCTCACTATCAAGTAGCGTAACCTAAACGAAGCACCCTAAAGCATTAGCTACTGCTTGCATAATACTGTAAACTGTGTTTCGAAATAATCATTACCGGTCGAAAGGCAAACGTAAGCTGTTTGATAGAGAACGGATATTTTAAGGATCAGCCATCGCTTAATCGCTTGCCCACGGCTACTGCTAAACGAGTTTAACTAAAGCTAGTATAGTTCGCGCGGATTCTTTCTCGGTGTCTAGCTATCGTACCTCAGATCCTCGCTTTTGCATCACCCGAACAGGAATTCCAAGATTTGGTCGCGATACGAATCTGCATCATATCTGGTACTGTAACTGGAGAACTGTTCATGCTACCTGTTCGTTCTCAACGCTATCGGTTGCTAATCGGTTTCCGCTAATTGGCCAAGTGAACGTGCTACCATTTTTGTGTGTCACTTCCTTACCTACATCGGCCTTATCATTAGTTTGTTAGCCCTGAACGCCATGCTCGGGTGTTCGGTCGTTTTAttcaccacaaaaaaaaaagttaaataggagagagagagggggcgaTTCGTAAAAAAGTATGACTCCAGCGAGCTTTGCGGGTGTCTCTAGTGGTTCTGTTGGTGAGTTTCTTTCCTTTGAACTAAATCACACGGCacgggttggttggttggttgtcTAGAAAAGTTGTGGTTTTATGCATTATTTGTTTAGAGGTCTAGATTATTTACTTTGTTCAATCAACCGCTTTGTTCCGCTTGTTTGCCTAGATTTGCCATCTCACCCTGTCTAACACGCGCCTAAGTGATAAGTACAGTTggtcgttttcgtttttgtaaaCAGTTCGAATTGCCCGTTCTGCGCACCCGTTACGCTACGTTACACGTCCGTTACGCGTTCGTTTCTATCATCATTCGGCTGTTTTCCTGTAACAGTTCGCTTCAGTAATCGTATCGTGTTGTAGACTTGttattgtttggtttggctcCTGCCTGCTGCGAAGAGAAGGTATTAAACTCTATTTCAACACTAATAACgtagtttgtagttttgctTCGCTAGAGTTTTGAACGTAGTAACTTTATCTctgggttgctgctgccgtcacGTTACCTATCCTATATAGTTCTCGCTTGTTAGGTTCTGGTTTGTGTAACTGCAACTTGGTTGGTTCAGGACCTTCTCGTGGGTTTTGCCgtatgttgtttgtgtttgatgtttgatttgttatcTATCAATTATTAAAACTCTGTTCAACAAGTTATAGCTCACTAGTTTCTAGTTTCTGTCCTTTTTGTGTTACTTGCTAGGTTTGTGGGGCTCATTAGTTCATTCGGGAAGGTGGTCTATGCGCGATAAATCTTGATACAAATCTAGAAACCCTACCGGAGGACTAGTCGAACTGAAAGGGCACGGAAGGGCCGCGCATGACCCTATTCAGTGGCGCGCTTTACAGGACCTTAATTGCTTTGTGCTAAAACCATggagtggcgtggcgtgaaCTAGAGCGTCTACCGCCGTAACAACCAACAAGAACGTATCGAGGCGGCCAAACAACACAAAGGTACGACAACATAGGTACGCGTAAATTCGAACGTTGTTAACTTCTATACAGCCATCCTGCCGGTGACCTGCCGGCGAACGTGCGAACCCTCATCGCGCCAGGTCCCTGGACCGAATGCTGGACGGGAATGAGTAACAGATGCTTGCCGATTGCTACGTAAATTGCCAATTGAATTTGTTTGAACACTCACTAACGACGGTCGCGTTTGAAGCACTTCGGGGGTAGAAAAAGGGGAACGCGCAATCCTCACTCGCTCGCGTCCTTCCTGGCGCCGGTCTCGGCCCCGTCCGATGGTGCGGTGGTCCACTCGAACACCACCAGCTTGGTGATGGTCGAGTACATGCACACCTCGCAGTGAAATTTTAAGTCTCAGAGCCGATCTTTGTCCCGGTCGAAGCTGAGCGCCTTGAAGATGccaccccgggaccggaacgaGCCCCGGCTGCCGGTCGgaggcgccgtcgtcgtcgtcgtcgtcgagccgTTACCGCGCCGCTGCAGATTGTGCTGGTCGAGGGAGGAAGCCCGTGGCCGACCGAAGGCGTCCCGGTCCGCGGTCCCCGGCGCGTCGCTTCCGTCCGTGTCGGTGTCGctgcgcttccggtgccgccggcgcAGCAtcccgtcgccgccaccgccggtacCCTCGAGTTCGCTCGGGAAGTCCGTGCTGATGCTCTCGCGCTTCTTCAGCTCGGCCGCCAACATGCGCACCTCCCAATCGTTGTGGTTCagctcctcgtcctcgtcctcgtcctcgtcttcctcCTCCAGTTGctcctcttcttcctcttgCTCCTGTTCCTGGTCTTCCTCTTCCGCCACCAGCTCCTCCTCGGCGTTGTCCTCCTCTTCCAGTTCCTCTtcatcttcgccgtcgtcgtagtcgtcgtcaccgtcagcGTCCTCGTCGTCTCGATCTTCGTCCGTTTCGCGACTCCGGGAGCGACTCCGTCGCATCAAGCGCCTCAGCTCGACGTCCCCGGCTTCCCCTTCGGCAATGTCCTGGGACGTGGGTTCCTCCAGCGATCCTTCATGCTCGTTCTCGGACTGCGAGCTGGACGTGGTCTCGATGTTGACGATCACACTGTCGGATATGATGTTCCCCGTGAGCTCCGAGATGACCAGGTCCCGGTACGGGGTTcggcccgcccgcccgtgcTCCGTCACGGTGGTGGACAGCGTGACGCaggtggccgtcgccgtggtgGACATGCGTCGCGGTGGTACTGGCGGTGGCACGGGAGGcggtggaaccggaacggacccaccgccaccgctaccgTTACCGGGCGCAGTGCGAGCTGGTGGCGGTGAGTCCTTGCGGTCAAAGCTGTCCTGATCGGTCGACTCGTCCCAGGTCGGACGGTTTCGGAGCTGCCGGTGACGGGGCGACGTCCGGGGTTTCCGACTGCGCACCTTGGGCTGCCGGGGAgggtccgagtccgagtggGGCGACGAAGCGAAGATCGTGTCCAGCGAGTCACCACGCTGCGGGAGAAAGAGACCGGAAGCCGGATGATTCGATCACGCACGGAACGCGACGGAACTACACTCCACTCGGGCGGGACCAACTCACCATGAACGGCAACTCGTTCGAGGAGCCGGTGCTGCCGGACCCGGAGGAACCGGACTTGGGGTGCTCCGGCGGAAGCTGCACCTGGAGGCCGACGTACTGCTGTTCGGCCTCCAGCTCCAGGATGCGGTTCTGCAGCTTTGATATGATGTCGTCCCGCTTCTTCACCTCCAGCTCCAGGTTGAAGAACTCGTCCTGAAACTTCACCTGTATCTCCTTCATATGCGTCTGGATGACCTGCTTGATGCCGAGCAGGACCTCGCCGAAGAACTCCTGCTCCTCCAGGGAACCTGCGCCGCGAACGGTAGTGGAACGAATGTGATTCGGTGGAATAGGGCCCAGGTTTGTGGTTCATTCGATTCCGACGCCCCACGGTTCGCCCGAAAGCCGTGcagtgtgcggtgtgcggtgtgttGGGGGAAACGTACGGATACGGATACGGTGACAGACAGCGACACAAGAGAAAAGCACTCGATTAGTGTTCCTGGTAGTGTCAGGAGCGTCGCGAGACGGAGACGTTCGTTGTCGATTGGTGCCGGCGTCGATGTCTTCGGGTTCGGAAAATCGGTaccggaaatcggaaatcggagaccggaccggaagccggataCACAGAAAAACCCATCCTCCCCCCACGCCCGGATGCGGCCGCTTCCGGGGCGCCCAGGGTTCTACTACTAACTCGTCACTGGGACGGCACGGTCCCTGTATAATATGCATGCGCTCAGTTCCGTTCCCTCCCTCGTCAGACATTGAGTTCAGgccaatcaacaacaaattgTGTTACGGTCACGACTTTTGGGGCGGCCGATTCGCAGGAGGGAACAGGAGTCTGTGGCACGCAACGGGCGGACAAGCGAAGCGTACGTGCGTGGAATGTAATATGCTGTGGCATGCAAATAAGTGGATTGATAAGAAGCTTGATTCGATGATGGTTGGTTCCGGTTACGGCTACGGACCGTCGGAAGAGCTGGGATCTGGGCGAACACATCCACCCGAAGCAAACGATTGCTCCTGGGATTGGCCACAATCAGCGCCACTGTGAGTAATGGAACGAAAAGATCATTGATGAATTATGAAGCATCGATGAGATGGAGCAGCACTCGCATCGATGAGTCGATTATGCCAGAGGCACTCATGCTTTCAAGCACAACTCTTCTACTTCAGATTTTCCGTACGAAGCGTGTTGTAATTGACTCTCGGATATTGTCGAGTGATTGGCTAATTCCGATGTGGCCACAATCGAGCAACACAGCAACATCAGGCCACTCGAGTATTAATCTTTCCAATTAGGTTGGTTCAatggcaacggaaacggaacctgACGATTCGAACAGCCGAACGCACTGAACGAGAAGCAACCCGGATTGCCTAACTTTAGGCGCTTTGTGTCAGTAACGCTCCGTAACGCGCGACGAAGAAAGCTCCGTTACACGATTGGATGCAACATTGCTAGCAAGCGGGGCAGGGCTTGCGGGATTGCgttcgaaccggaaccacgcGGAAGGGTGGGTTTGGGCAACAGAAAAGAGTGGCGAAGCTCAAATCGTGATCGGATGAGAAACGACGATGGAATTGGCTCGGAATGCGAGGCCCCCCGCTGCGTGCCACACATGCCAGCGCGCACTACTCTACCCCATCCCCTTGCGGACCTACCTCTGATGAGCTTCCGCTGGTTGGCCAGCGCGGAAAGGGTGGTGCGGGACGTCGGGTCCGGATCGAGGTCGAGGTGGTCGGCGTCGGGATCGCCGTGAACGGCGTACGGGAAGCCCGCCGGAAGTGGCTCACCGTTACCGAGGACCGCCAGGGTGCCGGGGTGCGGGACTCCCGTCCCTCCTGCGCCCCGCAACCGACGCTCGTCCACCGGATCCCGCACCTCGTGGTGGTGTTCCTCGAGCACCGCGTAGTAGCTCGAGCGGAGCTCGTGCTCAGCCTCGATggcagtggccaccggtggcgctGTCAGGCTGTCATCGCCCGCCGGCAGCGCTGAGggcggtgggggtggtggcggcggtggcgacgacgacgaagacgccgccgccgccgccgccggcaccggcggcacaACGGCACCGCTGGTGGACGTTTGTACGCTAGGAATGGGAAAAAGACTACGGTCTTCAATAGAGTCACAGGGCAATAGGGTCGCACTGCTGGGGGGACTAGAGAGGGTGTTTCTGTGGAAGGTGACGCTCTTGCTGAACTTGCTGTGTCTGGCAACGTACCCTTCGACCGTCTGcgcccgcagcagccgcctcatgtcccggcccgggcgctGTTCTAGCGCCGCCTTGTCCTCGGACAGTTTCTTCAGAATGCTCTTCAGCTGGCGCCGCTCGAGCGTTTCGTTCGACTCGGGACTCAGTGGGACCGGGGGGCCGGCGGCTGTCGGCGGGGATTCGCTCTTCGAGCGCCCCGTGGCCGCCCCGTGCGCCATGCCGGAGCCTTCGCTCTGGCTGCGCGTCAGCTGGTCCAGCAGATCGTGCGTGCTGGCCGCTCCGCTCGTGTTcgagtcggtggtggtgcagtcGAGGCTGAGGCTGCGCGTCTTGCTGATGGCCGACTCCAGCTCGGCCAGTTTCTGGCGCTCGTTCAGGATCTTCAGCTTCTTCACGAACGGCAGCCCGCAGTACTCGGGCGACAGGTCGTCGATCGACAGGTACGCCTTCGGTTCGCTCTCCAGCTGGATCGGCTTCGGTTTCAGGCGTACCCGGGCGGGCGAACTTCCCGACCTTCCCGAGCTGTTGGCGCTCCGGGCTGGCTGCGTGCCACTGCCGGACGCAGCCACCTCACTGTCGCTCACGGACACCTTCTCGCCGGTGCCGAACGGGAAGGAGGAAGTCTTTTTCGGCACCACCGGACGGGTGTCCGCGCGCGGGGCACAGGTCGTTGGCGGGGCCGACAAGATCGGTGGCGGGGCCATCGAGACGAGCGAGTTCAGATTCAGGTCCGCCGGGATCGACGTCTTGAGGGCGCGGCTCCGCTTCGACTGCTTCAGTATCGGCGACTCCTCGGAGGCCGCATTCTGGAGGCTGGTGTAGCTCCCGCCGAGACTGACGACCGTCGCCAGCTTCAGCTTGGACCACGGTTTCAGCTGGTCGTCGCGCTGCAGCTGCCCGAGCGAGCGGATCTTCTCCTTCAACGACAGCCCCGTGGACCCTTTACcatgctgatggtggtggggatGCAGGTGCGGATGCAGGCCAACCTTGCCGTGTGACGGGGCGCCCTGCAGCAGGTGCTGCTTCATGTCGGTGGTCTCGTGGATCGTCCCGGGCCGTTCGGGAACGGGGACCTTCGCGTCCCCGTGCTGCTTCGAGTCCTGGTGGTGCAGGCTCCGTAGCCGGTCGCGGAACGACACGCGCATGGTCGGCTTCACGTGGTGTCCCAGCGCCCCCGAGATGTTCAGTATCGGACTGTGCGGTGCTTTCACCGTCGGCGACGTCGGGCTCAGGCTCTGCACGATCGACGGCGAGCTGGACGTCTGATTCGACGTGACCTGAAgctgtgcgtttgtgtgtgcggtgggtgaaagagagagagagagagagaaagggcaaAGGACACGACAAACATTACTTGCAACCGATCCGGGGAACCTTGCGGGTGTGGCGTGTGGCTTGGCGCCAGTTTTGATGTGGGGTTAGAACTCCTTACACTCGTGACAGTTGCTGTGGGGGGGTCACTAATTTACATTTGCACATTCTCACGATGCAGGGCCGGGGCTTTTGGGGGGGTTGGGCCGGGTTGGTGTGCTCGTGAGGTGAGGTTTTCGCTACGGATGCATATCTACGGGGCCAGCGCCCGAACTGAGCCAAGAGTCGGGTCGAGTGGAAAGAATTTACATTCATGAAGTAAGGCCGCGATTCCACCGTCATCGGATTCTCTGATTTGTCCTTCGCAGATTTCCCTGAATGGAGGCTACAAATCGCGGGACAGAGCCACAATGTACAGTACCTTTAGGGcccacggaacggatcggacATAGTGGATCCAGAATAGCCGTAGACGATGCGATGTCGACTTGACCTGGTTGCAACAGGGTTGCTTTGATCACCGGGAAAGAATGGGTTTTAAGATTCAACATAGCACAGCAGCCTACTGTGAGGCTTTGTGGAAGTGAAGCCCGTAGTTTCTTCTCGCACGGAGGCAGCAACTAGTGTCAGAAGTGCTAGTGAGAAGTGAGCCTGGAGCAGTAAATTGTAAAGTAATGGCCATCCGATTGTGCCATTGAATGAGTAATTTATCCAACACCTTCTCAGGGTCATCCGTGGAGCGAAGAAGGATAACGCAATCGAAATCCATTACGGGCAAATGCAGTACACATCTGTGGCCACCGGTAAATTGTTTTACCAGAATTATTAGAGAATTGCATCAAATGATTGTCGAAGCATGctcttggaagatcgcagCGCTTTTAgatgttcaaaaaatttaaacatggcGATTTAGACTTCACGAACAATCCGAAGAGttacaagaacttttggacgaaaacgACTCATTTAGATCCTCCTTCTTTTTGGATTAGATGGATGGATGATagtggatttattttgagaaTCCTAAAATATCATAATTTCGGGTCCAGGAcaaccatcaacttcgactgcaaaatCAGATCGATTAGGCAAAAAGACTATGCTGTGTGTATGGTAGGACCAGAAAGGTGCGGTGTACCACAAGCTGCTAAAACCTGGCGAAACAATTGAcggatcaatttgaaccatgtattgatcgaaaaacgaccagaatgggtCAGAAGACACGTTAAAGTAACTTGGCTCTAAGAACACATCTCAGGCCACATCTCAGGGACCGCCGGACAAGAAGAGAGTGAAGCACCGCCGCCATTACCTTCGATTGGCATTCCTTCGCCAGCCGATCCTCTTTCGCTTTGAGCAACTTCAGTCTTTGCATCAGCGGCAAGCCGGCGCCgatcacttccggttccggttcttccTGTATCGATTCCTGTGGTGATATGGCAGAGGTAACGTGAGTATGCGGTGGTGAGATTATTTGTGCGGTTGCTTTCGCGGCACGCTCTTCGCGGTCCTGCTTGTGGCGGTCGGTGGTTGTtggtcgatggtggtggtggtggtgggttggtgggTTCATCGTCCATTTCCGAGTCCCGGTGCGTTCCCCGTTTCGATCGCGGGTGTGTTCGTGTGTATCGCACAAAAAGCACGTTGCAACGGTTTGGGGGTTGGGTTGGTGGGTGGTTGTGATTGTTGGCGGTTtgcgtgttgttggtgttggtgttccGACAAACGGGCGTACACGTGGattacaaacacacacatacacacgcacacggaaACACAGACAAATTTACATATTGATTGGTGTTCATAGTGTGGCAGGTGTGGCAGGTTCAATGGGTACGCGGGTGGGCAcgtgtaaataaaaaagagaaaaagaagagagaaaacaacGTTCTAAGAATGCTAAGAAGGCGGCAGATCTAGGAGGAGGTATGTACAACAACGCGACGTGAGCGATGCGGCAATGGAGCGTGTGGATGATCGAGTCCGAATCTGTGTCTCAACGCCGGTGAATGATTACGATCCGATGAGGATGACGatggggatgatgatggtggcggtggtgaggTCCCTCTGTTTGGTGAGTGTAGTGTCACTGTAATGATGCTCCGGTGCTCCGAAGGGCCCCAGTTCTCGGTGCCCCGGGCCGGCAGAGCACGCAGACGAGACGAGGTGCTAAAAAAGGCAAAGCGTTACGCACGAACGGGGGCAGAGGGTGTCACAGTAGGGAATGTACAGAGGAAGCTCTACGACGCCATCGAAAGCCACCGGCTAGTGTGGGGGTGCTCTAAAACATCTGCGGGATACGAAGGTCCTCTCGTCTACCCAACGCGGGTCGGATTCTAATGCGGGGGGCTCTAGTGGGTAGCAGTTCTGCCAGGCTGTTCAATcagttttgagcttcaataacGGAGAAAAATACGGGAAATCGTATAGGAAAGTCGTCGAGTGACTggaagagatttagtagaagccgtaaggcatctcattgggcagcGTAAGTAATATTTTTGGGTTTCAAAAAGCTGTGGATGAGACTTGCTCTGTCACTATAATacggaatcaaaacaagacgCTGAAGAGTAGTTCTTTGGCTCCGAAAGGAGTTCGAgtccagaaatcggccaagaaggtgttagcatAAGTTATTTTGAAAGAAACTTTTGAttgcggattacttgcaaactggtaaaacaataaattcaataaaaacaataaatgtggaagaaaaaaattcattttcttcaGAACAATGAACCGTGTCAGAAGaccattttgaaaatgaaaaaatgcgtTAATTTTAATGGATTGTTCGGATTGctggagcatccaccgtattcgccagatttggcttCTAGCGTTCTCTATCTGTTTCCAGACTTTAAAACATTCATCCGTGGAAAgcggttttcatcaaatgatgaggtcataacagctgtggaaacgTACGATGGGTTGCTCAAAAATTTACACGTAGATTTTACATCATCTTACGTCGTAGATTTTTCTCTATTCCGATGGCGCCGAAtctttctcaatttttttgttaaaaattaaattaggaAAATGTTATTCGAACTGTcaactgtggcttatggtcAACCTATTATGACCGAAACCAGCGCTTATTGGTGgtacaaattttgtttctgaGGGTctagaagatgtgaacgtcgaaaagccatgtttggtcgaatgtgaaccCTTctgcttacagttttctgcGATTGCAGGATCGTGCTGCATCTTGAGATGTTGCCAAAgaatagaacggtcaataaagaatattttctgcaagttatgcgcaattcgcccgaagcaatccgtcacaaacgcccggatttgtgggaaaaccatAATTGGCTGTTGCGCTCCTATTGATACATCGTGGGGTCTGCACGAATTTTCGGCCCACAAATAGTGCTTACCGATACTGCGTTCCCCAGATCTGCCCCTCTGTgacattttcctgttttcaaaACTTAAATTACCTCTTAGTGCTCAATTTGATTTGgagtacacaaaaatcgacgatgggcCAAATCTTATCCAAGCTAAACGGcagtcaaaaattgactgattactcaaaatggccgaacttttcaccattaATCACcgacatgtgtagcaatctaacgaaataaaaatatcgaaaatcaTGACATGGATATACATGACCTgcggaaattgaaatgtcgcaaaaatgtttgaacagctctcgtattttgcagcccttccagattctcacttcaggtATGGAAtgcataaattggaatctcattgcaacaagtgtattgatgttcagggacACTATACTGAAATTCTATTTTTCATATCGAAGCCCataacttattgaacaaccgaGTAgacacaccgacaccggttGTGAGATGCGCGCAGGACCAACGGGTTCTCTAGCCGCGCTAAGCTCTACGGTCACACCGCGCGACGGAGGGCACACTGGAGGACACAGTGGGTGTACGTGGCCGCTataggtgtgtgtgtgtttgtgactACGAAACTGTGTGTGTGCTAGTCCAAAAACTCGTGGTGGTCATAACGTGGTGGAGGTTTGCTGTGTGTCTCAAGGTGCCGTTAGGTCagagatgagatgagatggtGGCGGAGGTGAGTGTGACTGGTCCTAGGATGGGGCCGTGAGGTGATGACTGCTGTGTGGATGGCGCTGTCGGACAGGGCACTGACTTGTTTCTCCTTCAGCAGTCgcagccgctgcagcagcggaAGCCCGGCCCCGATCGGGCTCGGCACCTTGTCGGAGGCGGCCTCCTTGCTGGCCTCGTCCTCCGTGTGGATGTCGTCGGACTTGACGCGCGGCATGCGCTTCAGCATGGTTTTGGGCGTTTTGCTGCCACTGCCCCCGCTGCCGCCACTGCCggtcccgccgccaccggccccgccggcagccggctgGAGCGGTTGCATCTCGATCGATTCGTTGCTCCTCCGGGTCGTACCCGTCCTGGCAGGAGCGATACGAAAGGGATCAGTGCCCACCATCGGTCGTCGGTCAGCCGGGGAAAAACTTACCTGGACTTGCGCAGGGCGTTCTTCAGTCCCTTCACATCACACCTTAGCTTATCTACGATACGTTTTGAGGCACTATTATCACTACTATCACCTTGGTTATTGTGGGTATTTGAGCTCCGTTCGGCGGCGTGTTCCTTCGCGGCGTGCCGGTTGGCGTGCTTCTTGTTGACGCACCGCACCTCCATCAGTCTTTTCCTTCCGAGCGTCTGCAGGATCTCTTGTGCTTCCGGGTAGTCCTTCATCGCGGTCAGCACGTCCTCGCGGGACAGCGAGAACAGCTCCGAGtagccgaccgaccgcacgTCCGCCGTTCGCCTAGCCACATCATGGACACATATTACCAACGGAAGCCCGTTTTTTCGCGGGGGCCGGGGTCACTCACTTGTTCAGCCCGTCCAGGTTGAGGATGCCGATCTCGCCGAAAAAGTCGCCCGCCTTCATCGTCGTCAGCACCTTGCCGGTCTCGCTCAGCACCTCCAGGATGCCGTCGGCGATGATGAACATCTCGCGGGCGACCTCGCCCTTCCGGCAGATCGAGTCGCCGGGCGTGAAGATGTACGCCTTCATCTTCAGCACCAGGTCGTGCAGGAACTCGGGCTGGCACTCCTGGAATATTGTCACCTTCTTCAGCACGCTCAAATTGACATGTAAGGCCAGTTCGGTTTTCAGCTTGTCCGGCAGCAGCCCGAGCGCCGTGTTGATGTCGCCGCCGCCCTGTATCCGGCCCCGCGACCAGCTGTAGTCGTACCAGCGGAGCACCCGCCGCTTCATCCCGCCCGGCACCTTGTGGTGGCGCATGTACGTCTTCGCCCCGTCCAGCAGCCGCTCGAACTCGAGCCGGTTCGCGTTCCGGTTC encodes the following:
- the LOC131208868 gene encoding uncharacterized protein LOC131208868 translates to MHQHTRRSSPAVAIRPSSTTAVRRPLAARPRTRLHCFHRLNVNVQVLFVGNRLVLASTVISNETHWAYGATMDPTNPSAAAAASGAAGLPTCSTISSASTQIQPFGAFGATASGHATTGSGSGGVGPGGENPACSSLLSPTLLSPGTNTGTASIATSRDEEDDSSNQASSGSKGSGQRTKSNQRWMKLRTTVQISSAMQKKPPLKREDSFLKRFSTRQIPEAQETVEDTGSEGATDAEKTVRRRRRFAKIPRTVVNPDENFYFYWLMLVTISILYNLWTLIVRQSFPELQSNANRFWISCDCLTDIVFILDVAVQLRTGYLEQGLMVYDSKKLAGHYLRSRAFLLDLAALIPLDILQIRLGSQPMLRFPRFFKVYRAVKYYYIVESRTVWPNLWRVVNLIHILLILAHWFGCFYFLLSEAEGFQGDWVYPYRPGDYATLTRKYLGSLYWSTLTLTTIGDLPTPETNAEPSQSADGPRSLPRRGLKSRLLQFNSSRGYVFTIVSYLIGVFIFATIVGQVGNVITNRNANRLEFERLLDGAKTYMRHHKVPGGMKRRVLRWYDYSWSRGRIQGGGDINTALGLLPDKLKTELALHVNLSVLKKVTIFQECQPEFLHDLVLKMKAYIFTPGDSICRKGEVAREMFIIADGILEVLSETGKVLTTMKAGDFFGEIGILNLDGLNKRTADVRSVGYSELFSLSREDVLTAMKDYPEAQEILQTLGRKRLMEVRCVNKKHANRHAAKEHAAERSSNTHNNQGDSSDNSASKRIVDKLRCDVKGLKNALRKSRTGTTRRSNESIEMQPLQPAAGGAGGGGTGSGGSGGSGSKTPKTMLKRMPRVKSDDIHTEDEASKEAASDKVPSPIGAGLPLLQRLRLLKEKQDREERAAKATAQIISPPHTHVTSAISPQESIQEEPEPEVIGAGLPLMQRLKLLKAKEDRLAKECQSKLQVTSNQTSSSPSIVQSLSPTSPTVKAPHSPILNISGALGHHVKPTMRVSFRDRLRSLHHQDSKQHGDAKVPVPERPGTIHETTDMKQHLLQGAPSHGKVGLHPHLHPHHHQHGKGSTGLSLKEKIRSLGQLQRDDQLKPWSKLKLATVVSLGGSYTSLQNAASEESPILKQSKRSRALKTSIPADLNLNSLVSMAPPPILSAPPTTCAPRADTRPVVPKKTSSFPFGTGEKVSVSDSEVAASGSGTQPARSANSSGRSGSSPARVRLKPKPIQLESEPKAYLSIDDLSPEYCGLPFVKKLKILNERQKLAELESAISKTRSLSLDCTTTDSNTSGAASTHDLLDQLTRSQSEGSGMAHGAATGRSKSESPPTAAGPPVPLSPESNETLERRQLKSILKKLSEDKAALEQRPGRDMRRLLRAQTVEGYVARHSKFSKSVTFHRNTLSSPPSSATLLPCDSIEDRSLFPIPSVQTSTSGAVVPPVPAAAAAASSSSSPPPPPPPPPSALPAGDDSLTAPPVATAIEAEHELRSSYYAVLEEHHHEVRDPVDERRLRGAGGTGVPHPGTLAVLGNGEPLPAGFPYAVHGDPDADHLDLDPDPTSRTTLSALANQRKLIRGSLEEQEFFGEVLLGIKQVIQTHMKEIQVKFQDEFFNLELEVKKRDDIISKLQNRILELEAEQQYVGLQVQLPPEHPKSGSSGSGSTGSSNELPFMRGDSLDTIFASSPHSDSDPPRQPKVRSRKPRTSPRHRQLRNRPTWDESTDQDSFDRKDSPPPARTAPGNGSGGGGSVPVPPPPVPPPVPPRRMSTTATATCVTLSTTVTEHGRAGRTPYRDLVISELTGNIISDSVIVNIETTSSSQSENEHEGSLEEPTSQDIAEGEAGDVELRRLMRRSRSRSRETDEDRDDEDADGDDDYDDGEDEEELEEEDNAEEELVAEEEDQEQEQEEEEEQLEEEDEDEDEDEELNHNDWEVRMLAAELKKRESISTDFPSELEGTGGGGDGMLRRRHRKRSDTDTDGSDAPGTADRDAFGRPRASSLDQHNLQRRGNGSTTTTTTAPPTGSRGSFRSRGGIFKALSFDRDKDRL